A window from Candidatus Methylomirabilota bacterium encodes these proteins:
- a CDS encoding methylmalonyl-CoA mutase family protein — protein MKDPESSWGAPLKPVYGPADVAAGRGAAGLGAPGEFPFTRGVHAEMYRRRLWTMRQYAGFGSAAETNKRYRFLLDQGQTGLSVAFDLPTQMGYDPDAPAARGEVGKVGVSIASLEDTQDLFEGIPLDRVSTSMTINATASILLALYIATARRQGIAPERLAGTVQNDILKEYIARGTYIFPPGPSMRLIIDTFAFCRDRVPRWNTISISGYHMREAGCTAVQEVAFTLANGIAYVEAARAAGLTIDEFAPQLSFFFNAHNNLIEEVAKFRAARRLWARIMRDRFGARDPRALALRFHAQTAGSMLTAQQPENNIVRVTVQALAAVLGGCQSLHTNSMDEALALPAERAVRIALRTQQILAHESGVADVVDPLGGAFAVERLTDDVEEAAQAYIQKIDELGGAVQAIPFMQREIQDAAYRYQREVEDQARIVVGVNEYVTADAPPANLFQVDPAVGGALAEKVARYRAARDRDAARRALDALETAARGRDNLLPRIVDAVEAAVTLGEICDRLRGVFGVHQPSVTF, from the coding sequence ATGAAGGACCCGGAGTCCAGCTGGGGCGCGCCGCTCAAGCCTGTCTACGGCCCGGCCGACGTCGCGGCCGGACGGGGTGCGGCAGGGCTCGGCGCGCCGGGCGAGTTCCCGTTCACGCGCGGCGTCCACGCCGAGATGTACCGCAGGCGCCTCTGGACGATGCGCCAGTACGCCGGGTTCGGCTCGGCGGCCGAGACCAACAAGCGCTACCGCTTCCTGCTGGACCAGGGGCAGACCGGCCTGTCCGTGGCCTTCGACCTGCCGACCCAGATGGGCTACGATCCCGACGCGCCGGCGGCGCGGGGCGAGGTGGGCAAGGTCGGCGTCTCGATCGCCTCGCTCGAAGACACGCAGGACCTCTTCGAGGGGATTCCGCTCGACCGGGTGTCGACCTCGATGACCATCAACGCGACCGCGTCGATCCTGCTCGCGCTCTACATCGCCACCGCGCGGCGGCAGGGCATCGCCCCCGAGCGCCTCGCCGGGACCGTGCAGAACGACATCCTCAAGGAGTACATCGCGCGCGGGACCTACATCTTCCCGCCCGGCCCCTCGATGCGGCTGATCATCGACACGTTCGCGTTCTGCCGGGACCGGGTGCCGCGCTGGAACACGATCTCGATCTCGGGCTACCACATGCGCGAGGCGGGGTGCACCGCCGTGCAGGAGGTCGCCTTCACCCTCGCCAACGGGATCGCGTACGTCGAGGCCGCGCGGGCGGCCGGACTCACGATCGACGAGTTCGCGCCGCAGCTCTCCTTCTTCTTCAACGCCCACAACAACCTGATCGAGGAGGTCGCCAAGTTCCGGGCGGCGCGGCGCCTCTGGGCCCGGATCATGCGCGACCGGTTCGGCGCGCGCGACCCGCGCGCGCTGGCGCTGCGCTTCCACGCGCAGACCGCGGGCAGCATGCTCACGGCGCAGCAGCCCGAGAACAACATCGTCCGGGTCACGGTGCAGGCGCTCGCCGCCGTGCTCGGCGGCTGCCAGTCGCTCCACACGAACTCGATGGACGAGGCGCTCGCGCTGCCGGCGGAGCGCGCCGTGCGGATCGCGCTCCGGACGCAGCAGATCCTGGCCCACGAGTCCGGCGTGGCCGACGTCGTGGATCCGCTCGGCGGCGCCTTCGCGGTCGAGCGGCTCACGGACGACGTGGAGGAGGCCGCGCAGGCCTACATCCAGAAGATCGACGAGCTCGGGGGCGCGGTGCAGGCGATCCCGTTCATGCAGCGCGAGATCCAGGACGCCGCGTACCGCTACCAGCGCGAGGTCGAGGACCAGGCGCGGATCGTCGTCGGCGTCAACGAGTACGTCACCGCCGACGCGCCGCCGGCGAACCTCTTCCAGGTGGACCCGGCCGTCGGCGGCGCCCTCGCGGAGAAGGTGGCGCGGTATCGGGCGGCGCGCGACCGGGACGCGGCGCGGCGCGCGCTCGACGCGCTCGAGACGGCGGCCCGCGGCCGCGACAACCTCCTGCCGCGCATCGTGGACGCGGTGGAGGCGGCCGTCACGCTCGGCGAGATCTGCGACCGGCTGCGGGGCGTCTTCGGCGTCCACCAGCCGTCCGTGACGTTTTGA
- a CDS encoding FmdB family zinc ribbon protein has product MPTYEYQCDKCGRVFEVRQRISAAPLTTCDACGGQVRRLIAAAPFILKGKGWYVTDYPSDARKKALESEKSAPGGDSKKSDTDGKKSDTDGKKSEKKDAAAAKVTADAPAPSSGPSTSTPKSSGSSSD; this is encoded by the coding sequence GTGCCCACGTACGAGTACCAGTGCGACAAGTGCGGCCGCGTCTTCGAGGTCCGGCAGCGGATCTCCGCGGCGCCGCTCACGACCTGCGACGCCTGCGGCGGCCAGGTGCGGCGGCTCATCGCGGCCGCGCCATTCATCCTCAAGGGTAAAGGCTGGTACGTCACCGATTATCCGTCCGACGCCCGGAAGAAGGCGCTCGAATCCGAGAAGTCCGCGCCCGGCGGAGACAGCAAGAAGAGTGACACGGACGGCAAGAAGAGCGACACGGACGGCAAGAAGAGCGAGAAGAAGGACGCCGCGGCCGCGAAGGTCACCGCGGACGCCCCCGCGCCCTCGTCGGGGCCGTCGACCTCGACGCCGAAGTCGTCCGGATCGTCCTCGGACTGA
- a CDS encoding polyprenyl synthetase family protein has translation MPTPTLEQVLKERVAGLVGEDLEAVEAAIRRELDSPVTLIQEMGGYIAGAGGKRLRPILLLLAARLAGAHGPRAVRLACVVELLHTATLIHDDVVDQAPLRRGRPSANARWGDDASVLVGDHLYSKSFAMLVRDNDRGVLETLARATVSMTEAEVFQLQQKRSGVTSEADYLRIITQKTASFISACCRIGALLGGAPPARVEALTRYGLDVGVAFQISDDSLDFTADEARFGKAIGADLREGKRTLPLIALLERARPAELERVRALLRRRALEAAELEELRQLVLEHDGVEYARARAHAYARAAKADLDIFPPSEERETLALVADFVVDRDR, from the coding sequence GTGCCCACGCCCACCCTCGAACAGGTCCTGAAGGAGCGCGTGGCCGGCCTGGTCGGCGAGGACCTCGAGGCCGTCGAGGCGGCGATCCGCCGCGAGCTCGACTCGCCGGTCACGCTCATCCAGGAGATGGGGGGCTACATCGCCGGCGCCGGCGGCAAGCGCCTGCGCCCGATCCTGCTGCTCCTGGCGGCGCGCCTGGCCGGCGCGCACGGCCCGCGCGCCGTGCGGCTCGCGTGCGTCGTCGAGCTTCTCCACACCGCGACGCTCATCCACGACGACGTGGTGGACCAGGCGCCGCTGCGCCGCGGGCGCCCCTCGGCGAACGCGCGCTGGGGCGACGACGCCTCGGTGCTCGTGGGCGACCACCTCTACTCGAAGTCCTTCGCGATGCTCGTCCGCGACAACGACCGCGGGGTGCTCGAGACCCTCGCGCGCGCGACCGTGTCCATGACCGAGGCGGAGGTCTTCCAGCTCCAGCAGAAGCGCAGCGGCGTGACGTCGGAGGCGGACTACCTCCGGATCATCACCCAGAAGACCGCGTCGTTCATCTCCGCGTGCTGCCGGATCGGCGCGCTGCTCGGCGGGGCGCCGCCGGCCCGGGTCGAGGCGCTCACCCGGTACGGCCTCGACGTGGGGGTCGCCTTCCAGATCTCCGACGACTCGCTCGACTTCACCGCGGACGAGGCGCGCTTCGGCAAGGCGATCGGCGCCGACCTGCGCGAGGGCAAGCGCACGCTGCCCCTCATCGCGCTGCTCGAGCGGGCGCGGCCCGCCGAGCTCGAGCGCGTGCGGGCGCTGCTGCGCCGTCGCGCCCTCGAGGCCGCGGAGCTCGAGGAGCTCCGGCAGCTCGTCCTCGAGCATGATGGCGTCGAGTACGCCCGCGCGCGCGCCCACGCCTACGCGCGGGCGGCCAAGGCCGACCTCGACATCTTCCCGCCGTCCGAGGAGCGCGAGACGCTCGCGCTCGTCGCCGACTTTGTCGTGGATCGCGACCGATGA
- the hisS gene encoding histidine--tRNA ligase — translation MKFETAPPRGMKDLLPREVELRDRAAATILATYRKYGFRRIETPALENLGLLLSSEGGENEKLVFKVLKRGAKLESVATLREDDLADLGLRFDLTVPLARYYAHNRAELPDPFKAIQIGPVWRAERPQKGRFRQFTQCDIDILGVASEVAEIELILATAEALIELGLERPQIRLNDRRLLAAIAAQCGFAGPRQGDVFVTLDKLDKIGREGVERELRAVGHDARAIERLFTLVLPSKDERDPVAALAQLAETIPAVREPAETLRTIVRTIEAEAGPRYGIAFDPTLVRGMGYYTGPIFEATCEGYGASVAGGGRYDRMIGRLLGEDVPACGFSIGFERVVSILEAKSGLVRPDRDRVALIFERGDGPGEVIAAANRLRSRGRAVSLTLKRKNLARQLDDLARDGFGSYAIFRAGAGAPEVKPLALRTPEAKRADA, via the coding sequence ATGAAGTTCGAGACGGCGCCGCCGCGCGGGATGAAGGACCTGCTGCCGCGGGAGGTGGAGCTTCGCGACCGCGCGGCGGCGACGATCCTCGCCACGTACAGGAAGTACGGCTTTCGCCGGATCGAGACGCCGGCGCTCGAGAACCTCGGACTGCTGCTGAGCAGCGAGGGCGGAGAGAACGAGAAGCTCGTCTTCAAGGTGCTCAAGCGGGGCGCCAAGCTCGAATCGGTCGCGACGCTCCGGGAAGACGACCTCGCCGATCTCGGGCTGCGCTTCGACCTGACGGTGCCGCTCGCGCGGTACTACGCGCACAACCGCGCCGAGCTGCCGGACCCCTTCAAGGCCATCCAGATCGGCCCGGTCTGGCGGGCCGAGCGGCCGCAGAAGGGCCGGTTCCGGCAGTTCACCCAGTGCGACATCGACATCCTGGGCGTCGCCTCCGAGGTCGCGGAGATCGAGCTCATCCTCGCGACCGCCGAGGCGCTCATCGAGCTCGGCCTCGAGCGCCCGCAGATCCGGCTGAACGATCGACGGCTCCTCGCGGCCATCGCGGCGCAGTGCGGCTTCGCGGGCCCCCGGCAGGGCGACGTCTTCGTCACCCTCGACAAGCTCGACAAGATCGGGCGGGAGGGCGTCGAGCGGGAGCTCCGGGCGGTCGGCCACGACGCGCGCGCGATCGAGCGGCTCTTCACGCTGGTCCTGCCCTCGAAGGACGAGCGCGATCCCGTCGCCGCCCTCGCGCAGCTCGCCGAGACGATTCCGGCCGTCCGGGAGCCCGCCGAGACGCTCCGGACGATCGTGCGCACGATCGAGGCGGAGGCGGGCCCGCGCTACGGGATCGCCTTCGACCCCACGCTGGTCCGCGGCATGGGCTACTACACCGGGCCGATCTTCGAGGCCACCTGCGAGGGGTACGGCGCGTCGGTCGCCGGCGGCGGCCGGTACGACCGGATGATCGGCCGGCTCCTGGGCGAAGACGTGCCGGCGTGCGGCTTCTCGATCGGCTTCGAGCGCGTCGTGTCGATCCTCGAGGCGAAGAGCGGGCTCGTCCGGCCGGACCGCGACCGGGTCGCGCTGATCTTCGAGCGGGGCGACGGTCCGGGCGAGGTCATCGCGGCCGCGAACCGGCTCCGGAGCAGGGGCCGGGCCGTCTCGCTGACGCTCAAGCGGAAGAACCTCGCGAGGCAGCTCGACGATCTCGCGCGGGACGGATTCGGCTCGTACGCGATCTTCCGCGCCGGGGCGGGCGCCCCGGAGGTCAAGCCGCTCGCGCTGCGCACGCCGGAGGCGAAGCGCGCCGATGCATAG
- a CDS encoding VCBS repeat-containing protein, with protein MRPWLARAAGCVALVLAGAGPAAAQTGPPSLSVLVNQVVALFPRVNGDVLEVQGEAVTIAIGKRDGLIPGVELALYREGRELRHPKTGEVLGKTEQAVGRMLVQEVFEAYATGKAAPGSDVKPGDRARVSAGKIKLTLLSLVDGVKDTLAEAATYELVEALSRTGRFQVALGDAVNVWLAQQGVKRQDVLDGKALAPIAERFKLENLLVVAYTRVERRPYMDVRLFAFPGASALLTTALFVPPSIKPAAKGDFSAAGKPKESQTPNVVKSLLARLLTGELDAGTYSSGESQIPLKEIAKFPYVVIAMDVAVAPQDGVARMVVTDGEKVYLYKIVERVLEAEWTYKAAALGRVFSVQLGDFNGDGVLDVVVNRYSPNPAVLMRSFILTTQAGKPAMLVDGVNDILLAVDPNGEGVKKTLWAQPFDQKGFFKAGDVQRMVLRNGKLVADGRVRVPSTFRATGATFAGIAGKGLRALAFVDEYSRIRIASADAEDLWRSAAPVGGGGVKLEVMTNVERGGRSYIYTSEPQPIAVDLDGDGVEEIVVPQNQLPGRMAVVYKGPAGYRFQTVNSGFEGTLTALGAIPGDGPGSAPTLVIAVVRYQNVLNTTGETQIIVTTGE; from the coding sequence ATGAGGCCCTGGCTCGCGCGCGCCGCCGGCTGCGTCGCGCTCGTGCTCGCGGGCGCCGGCCCCGCCGCGGCCCAGACCGGGCCGCCCTCGCTCTCCGTCCTCGTCAACCAGGTCGTCGCGCTGTTCCCGCGGGTGAACGGCGACGTCCTCGAAGTCCAGGGCGAGGCGGTCACGATCGCGATCGGCAAGCGGGACGGTCTCATCCCCGGCGTCGAGCTCGCGCTCTACCGCGAAGGGCGGGAGCTGCGTCATCCGAAGACCGGCGAGGTGCTCGGCAAGACCGAGCAGGCCGTGGGGCGGATGCTGGTCCAGGAGGTCTTCGAGGCCTACGCGACGGGCAAGGCCGCGCCCGGCAGCGACGTCAAGCCCGGCGACCGCGCGCGCGTCTCGGCGGGCAAGATCAAGCTCACCCTCCTGTCGCTCGTGGACGGCGTCAAGGACACGCTCGCGGAGGCGGCGACGTACGAGCTGGTCGAGGCGCTCAGCCGGACCGGGCGGTTCCAGGTCGCCCTGGGCGATGCGGTCAACGTGTGGCTCGCCCAGCAGGGCGTGAAGCGCCAGGACGTGCTCGACGGCAAGGCGCTGGCCCCGATCGCCGAGCGGTTCAAGCTCGAGAACCTCCTCGTCGTCGCCTACACGCGCGTCGAGCGGCGGCCGTACATGGACGTGCGGCTCTTCGCCTTTCCGGGGGCGAGCGCGCTCCTGACCACCGCGCTCTTCGTCCCGCCCTCGATCAAGCCGGCCGCCAAGGGCGACTTCTCGGCGGCGGGCAAGCCGAAGGAGAGCCAGACGCCGAACGTCGTGAAGTCCCTCCTCGCGCGGCTCCTGACGGGCGAGCTCGACGCCGGGACCTACTCGAGCGGCGAGTCGCAGATCCCGCTGAAGGAGATCGCGAAGTTTCCGTACGTCGTGATCGCGATGGACGTCGCGGTGGCGCCGCAGGACGGCGTCGCGCGGATGGTGGTCACCGACGGCGAGAAGGTGTACCTCTACAAGATCGTCGAGCGGGTGCTCGAGGCGGAATGGACCTATAAGGCGGCCGCGCTCGGGCGTGTGTTCAGCGTTCAGCTCGGCGACTTCAACGGCGACGGCGTGCTGGACGTCGTGGTCAACCGGTACAGCCCGAACCCCGCGGTGCTCATGAGGTCCTTCATCCTCACGACGCAGGCCGGCAAGCCGGCGATGCTGGTCGACGGCGTGAACGACATCCTGCTGGCGGTCGACCCCAACGGCGAGGGCGTGAAGAAGACGCTCTGGGCCCAGCCCTTCGACCAGAAGGGCTTCTTCAAGGCGGGCGACGTCCAGCGCATGGTCCTCCGCAATGGCAAGCTCGTCGCCGACGGGCGCGTCCGGGTGCCGAGCACCTTCCGCGCGACGGGCGCGACGTTCGCGGGGATCGCCGGCAAGGGTCTCCGCGCGCTGGCCTTCGTGGACGAGTACAGCCGCATTCGGATCGCGTCGGCGGACGCGGAGGACCTGTGGCGCTCCGCGGCCCCGGTGGGCGGGGGCGGCGTGAAGCTCGAGGTGATGACGAACGTCGAGCGGGGCGGGCGCAGCTACATCTACACGTCGGAGCCCCAGCCGATCGCCGTGGACCTCGACGGCGACGGCGTCGAGGAGATCGTCGTGCCCCAGAACCAGCTGCCGGGCCGCATGGCCGTCGTGTACAAGGGGCCCGCGGGGTACCGGTTCCAGACGGTCAACTCCGGCTTCGAGGGCACGCTGACGGCGCTCGGGGCGATCCCGGGCGACGGCCCCGGGTCGGCGCCGACGCTCGTCATCGCCGTCGTGCGCTACCAGAACGTCCTCAACACCACCGGCGAAACCCAGATCATCGTGACCACCGGGGAGTGA
- a CDS encoding tetratricopeptide repeat protein — MSRRRGLSFALLAVLALSSGCASSQTTEVEKLRARAAHERGLAALADRNRGEALVALREAVAFDPTAAAYHDSFGLILLDLGQVEAATEEFRKALDLDAKLADTHFHLGTALAEARRWEEAVRSYRAALALPTLTVPDFTHQNLGLALYHLKRYGEAEQALRFALSLDPEMQAAYYNLGLVLVAEDRKEEAKAAFRQARKLGPESALGQAAKERLKDLGEES, encoded by the coding sequence GTGTCAAGAAGACGCGGACTTAGCTTCGCTCTGCTCGCCGTCCTCGCGTTGTCGTCCGGCTGCGCCTCGTCGCAGACGACGGAGGTCGAGAAGCTCCGCGCGCGCGCGGCGCACGAGCGCGGCCTGGCGGCGCTCGCCGACCGCAATCGGGGCGAGGCGCTCGTCGCCCTGCGCGAAGCGGTCGCGTTCGACCCGACCGCCGCGGCCTATCACGACAGCTTCGGCCTCATCCTGCTCGACCTCGGCCAGGTCGAGGCGGCCACGGAGGAGTTCAGGAAGGCGCTCGATCTCGACGCGAAGCTCGCGGACACCCACTTCCACCTCGGCACCGCCCTCGCCGAGGCCCGGCGCTGGGAGGAGGCCGTCCGGAGCTATCGCGCGGCGCTCGCGCTGCCGACGCTGACGGTCCCCGACTTCACGCATCAGAACCTCGGCCTGGCGCTCTATCACCTCAAGCGCTACGGCGAGGCCGAGCAGGCGCTCAGGTTCGCCCTGAGCCTCGACCCGGAGATGCAGGCCGCCTACTACAACCTCGGGCTGGTCCTCGTCGCCGAGGACCGGAAAGAGGAGGCCAAGGCGGCCTTCCGCCAGGCCCGGAAGCTGGGCCCCGAATCGGCCCTCGGCCAGGCCGCGAAGGAGCGTCTCAAGGACCTCGGCGAGGAGAGCTAA
- a CDS encoding acyl-CoA carboxylase subunit beta, giving the protein MSLEDRFEELRRRHAQAELAGGEERVRRQHKAGKKTARERLELLLDSGSFLEIDKFVVHQSHDFEMQGQKFLGDGVVTGSGRIHGRPVFVFAQDFTVFGGSLSEAYARKICKVMDLALKTGAPIIGLNDSGGARIQEGVVSLAGYADIFLRNTLASGVVPQISAILGPCAGGAVYSPAITDFVFMVKNTSYMFVTGPDVIKAVTHENVSAEELGGAQAHGTTSGVAHFVADGEEECLALIRELMTFLPQNNMEDPPLRPTQDPVDRRDDALQTIVPDQPNKAYNMLDIIRAVLDDRYFFEVQAAFAPNLVIGFGRLGGRPVGIVANQPAHLAGCLDINASLKGARFVRFCDCFNLPLVTFEDVPGFLPGTAQEHGGIIKHGAKLLFAFCEATVPKLTVITRKAYGGAYCVMSSKHIRGDANFAYPTAEIAVMGPDGAVNILYRRELERAADAAGFRDERTREYREKFANPYVAAERGYVDEVIEPRDTRARLCAALELTRTKRDANPPKKHGNIPL; this is encoded by the coding sequence ATGTCACTCGAGGACCGGTTCGAGGAGCTGCGCCGGCGCCACGCCCAGGCCGAGCTCGCCGGGGGCGAGGAGCGCGTGCGCCGCCAGCACAAGGCGGGCAAGAAGACCGCGCGGGAGCGGCTCGAGCTCCTGCTCGACTCGGGCTCCTTCCTGGAGATCGACAAGTTCGTGGTGCACCAGAGCCACGACTTCGAGATGCAGGGCCAGAAGTTCCTCGGCGACGGGGTGGTCACGGGCTCGGGGCGGATCCACGGGCGGCCCGTCTTCGTCTTCGCCCAGGACTTCACCGTCTTCGGCGGCTCCCTCTCGGAGGCGTACGCGCGCAAGATCTGCAAGGTGATGGACCTGGCGCTGAAGACGGGCGCCCCGATCATCGGGCTCAACGACTCGGGCGGCGCCCGGATCCAGGAGGGGGTGGTCTCGCTCGCGGGTTACGCCGACATCTTCCTCCGCAACACGCTCGCCTCCGGGGTCGTGCCGCAGATCTCGGCGATCCTCGGGCCGTGCGCGGGCGGCGCCGTGTACTCGCCGGCGATCACCGACTTCGTCTTCATGGTCAAGAACACGTCGTACATGTTCGTCACGGGCCCGGACGTCATCAAGGCGGTGACCCACGAGAACGTCTCGGCCGAGGAGCTCGGGGGCGCCCAGGCCCACGGGACCACGTCCGGCGTCGCCCACTTCGTGGCCGACGGCGAGGAGGAGTGCCTCGCGCTCATCCGCGAGCTCATGACCTTCCTGCCCCAGAACAACATGGAGGACCCGCCGCTCCGCCCGACCCAGGACCCGGTGGACCGGCGCGACGACGCGCTCCAGACGATCGTGCCCGACCAGCCGAACAAGGCGTACAACATGCTCGACATCATCCGTGCCGTGCTGGACGATCGTTACTTCTTCGAGGTGCAAGCGGCGTTCGCTCCGAATCTGGTGATCGGCTTCGGCCGGCTCGGCGGGCGCCCCGTCGGGATCGTCGCGAACCAGCCCGCCCACCTCGCCGGGTGCCTGGACATCAACGCGTCGCTCAAGGGCGCGCGCTTCGTCCGGTTCTGCGACTGCTTCAACCTCCCGCTCGTGACGTTCGAGGACGTGCCGGGTTTCCTGCCGGGCACGGCGCAGGAGCACGGCGGGATCATCAAGCACGGCGCCAAGCTCCTCTTCGCCTTCTGCGAGGCGACGGTGCCCAAGCTGACCGTCATCACGCGCAAGGCGTACGGCGGGGCCTACTGCGTCATGTCGTCCAAGCACATCCGCGGGGACGCGAACTTCGCCTACCCGACGGCGGAGATCGCGGTGATGGGGCCGGACGGCGCGGTGAACATCCTCTACCGGCGGGAGCTCGAGCGGGCGGCCGACGCCGCGGGCTTCCGCGACGAGCGGACGCGCGAGTACCGCGAGAAGTTCGCGAACCCGTACGTGGCGGCCGAGCGCGGGTACGTCGACGAGGTGATCGAGCCCCGGGACACGCGCGCGCGCCTCTGCGCCGCGCTCGAGCTCACGCGGACCAAGCGCGACGCGAACCCGCCGAAGAAGCACGGCAACATCCCGCTGTGA
- a CDS encoding SAM-dependent chlorinase/fluorinase — translation MAAIVTLTTDFGTRDGYVAAMKGAILGIARSVQLVDVTHEVAPHDVAEGALALEAAAPYFPPGTVHLGVVDPGVGTARRGLAVLARGQVFVGPDNGLFTPFLDAGDWTAFELAAPEYRLPAVSRTFHGRDVFAPAAAHVAAGVAPSRLGPRVTDPVRLAWPAPVPSAAGVTGVVVHVDRFGNLVTSIPAAALAGAGADAVLTVGGRRLALVSTYGELERGRPGALVGSTGRIEVAVREGSAARLLRAARGMRVVLSPRTIRTTSASRSTAPTRARGRPR, via the coding sequence GTGGCCGCGATCGTCACGCTGACGACGGACTTCGGAACCCGCGACGGCTACGTCGCGGCGATGAAGGGCGCGATCCTCGGGATCGCGCGGTCGGTCCAGCTGGTCGACGTGACGCACGAGGTGGCGCCCCACGACGTCGCCGAGGGGGCGCTCGCCCTGGAGGCCGCGGCGCCGTACTTCCCGCCGGGCACCGTGCACCTCGGGGTGGTGGATCCGGGCGTGGGGACGGCGCGACGCGGTCTCGCCGTCCTGGCGCGCGGTCAGGTGTTCGTCGGGCCGGACAATGGACTCTTCACGCCGTTCCTCGACGCCGGGGACTGGACCGCGTTCGAGCTCGCCGCGCCCGAGTACCGGCTGCCCGCAGTGAGCCGCACGTTCCACGGGCGCGACGTCTTCGCGCCGGCGGCGGCCCACGTCGCGGCGGGGGTCGCGCCGTCGCGGCTCGGCCCGCGCGTGACCGACCCCGTGCGCCTCGCGTGGCCCGCGCCGGTGCCCTCGGCGGCGGGCGTGACGGGGGTGGTCGTCCACGTGGACCGGTTCGGCAACCTCGTGACGTCGATCCCCGCCGCGGCGCTCGCGGGCGCCGGCGCGGACGCCGTGCTGACCGTCGGCGGACGGAGGCTCGCGCTCGTCTCGACCTATGGCGAGCTCGAGCGCGGGCGCCCCGGAGCGCTCGTGGGCTCGACCGGACGGATCGAGGTCGCCGTGCGCGAGGGGAGCGCCGCACGGCTGCTGCGCGCGGCGCGCGGGATGCGGGTCGTCCTCAGTCCGAGGACGATCCGGACGACTTCGGCGTCGAGGTCGACGGCCCCGACGAGGGCGCGGGGGCGTCCGCGGTGA